A region of the Bradysia coprophila strain Holo2 unplaced genomic scaffold, BU_Bcop_v1 contig_232, whole genome shotgun sequence genome:
TAACCGCTTCACTTTTTGTGGCTTCTCAGCAAAGAATTCGATGTTTTCCAATGGATTCGGTCGGGGATACTTTTTGCGATAATCTTTTATGGTAATGGCGCAGCGTTTGAGTTCCGGACCATCGTAAAACACCGAAGATTGATTACGAAGTCTGATCATTCGTCGATTGTATGGCTTTCTGTTTCCCGGTATTTTCGGACAAACATGAAACACCATCGGATTCTGAGCATCTGGCAAAACATCGAAAGATCGGTCGTATGTGCATTGATTGTTGATAGGCTCCGTCGACATTTGCTGGCGATTGTTGGATGCATCGAGTTCATCTGCTGCTTGTAAATCGTTTCCGTTCGCTGGCTTCCCGATAAGGTCTTCGAGTTCTTTATCTTCATCGATGGATAATTTCGAGCCTTGTCGGTCGTAGAACGTAATGAATCTCCTCAATTGTCCACTTACAGTGCTTGCCGCGTCAATGTCATCTAAGCCAACACAACTGTCATCGTTTGTTaagtttgttttattggcaTCTGCGATGAGAGTAGAACACTTTTGACTTGTTGCATCATCTTGTTCTTGTTGTCCAATGGTACCATTGTCTGACTGTACAATATCAGGCTTATCGACGTCAGGCGGCCATTCTTCCGTTTCATCAACGGAAGCAGGTAAATCCTTGTCTCCTTTCAAAACTCGCACTGTTTTTGCATCAACGGAAGCAGGTAAATCCTTGTTTTCTTTCAAAAGTCGCACTGTTTTTGCATCAACGGAAGCAGGTAAATCCTTGTTTTCTTTCAAAAGTCGCACTGTTTTTGCATCAACGGAAGCAGGTAAATCCTTGTTTTCTTTCAAAACTCGTACTGTTTTTGCATCTGTCGCCTCCTCAATTGTTTTGGCGGCGCTCAGCAATTTGTGTGTAGAACGTGTGAATCTCAACGACCTCAACAGATGCGGATTTTCCACCACAGTTGTGCGACTCCGCTTTCGACAGTTGAATTTTTTGACCTTTTCGGTTGTTTCTAGTGGCGACCTTGCGCTTTCTGCAGTTTCGTCAGCGACGGCAATACTTTCCGAAAGGTTCTTTTCCGTCTCGATGAGGTCATCATTCTCGTTTCTTTGAAGCCATTGAACCCGGCACGAGtaattagaattttcaaaaaaccgAGCAAAGGTTTTAGCGATCTCCACACTGGTTTccttttttgtctttttcaaCGGCATCGTGGTTCACCTCAGCACAAAATGGGCGTTCACTTCAAAacgatttaatttattattggaTTGCGCAATTAACCGATTTTTCATACCAGCTTATAGAGAAGTGCCAGCTTGTTctacaaattgtgtttttgtttaattcttTCACACCGAACTCGCGGTTTTatgatgaaaagaaaattgtgacGGTATCACATCGTTTGTTGCTTTaggaataaaatgaaaacaaagagACGCTTTGAAAGTATTGACTGCCATCTAGGTGCGCAAAAATGTCAGTGGCGTCGAATCATAGAGCTTTGGGTATCTGACAGGTAAGCGCAAAAGTGTCGCCGATAACTAAGGCTGTACACTTTGGGGAGTTTACAGCTTGGCCGATAATGACATTGTGGTGTGTTGGAGGGGTTGGAGGTTAACCCTTTTATGTcagattttcttattttattcatgCTTCATCTGGTTGCCGCAATCGAGGATCATTTGTTAATAACAAATTGTTACTGTCATTAACGATATTAGTTAGTGGCAAGCTTATCTATCATGCAAAAAGATTAAGGTTGGTTCGTACATATGTGTGTTTTATGGGTTTTATGTCAGTGGAAGCTCGGGGAAAACCCTATAgagtttgaaattaattttctctaTGTTGCCACACAATGTAATGTCAAATAAATGTCCAAGGTCTTTAACCTGTGCTAGGTCAACACACTCCTATAACAGAcacaagaacagatttttcTAACGGTCATTTTGGCCTCTTATTTTGCATGGAACGTCTGTGACGCAATGGCttataccaacataaaaaactgaatttatatgagaattttAGACCAATGCGTCGTGTAGGCATCTTATTTAATTCTGTTCTCGTGCAtcttcttggagtgcgttggctAGGTGAAGTTCTTTTTCACAACGCAAACTGCTTCCAACATTAGTATTCACGCCgcaagtgtgcctaaaatttgagttttaagtgcggaggtctttctaacgttaCGTCATTCTCATACTCATGAAgtgttgaaatgtatttttcggttcactttttcatcgaattgttcacttaaaattcacattttcggcacacttacggcgtgaattgaagATCCTTTATATGCCTCTCAACAACACACTTTAGGCAtcagaacaaaatttttttaacggtcaaaatgcctctttaaaaaaattaaagaaaaattctgactGTTACttaatagactgttatgatcagagcgagaaaaccgaagactagttattataacttgccttggggtacttgtcaaagtatttgcttctctttcaacgtggtactttgagagcgagaggacagaagaccagtttattttaacttgccttggggtacttgtcaaaatatcttcttctctttcatcataaagtgcccattccacttaaaaaaagtacgccgtgagagagccgttagagcgccgtgagagagcaaactgtcaaataaacaaagaaaaattgaaaaaattcaattttgtctctcacacggagtactttttttggtaagaggaaactaagcataaCACTCTATTCAAATCTGTTCTGGTGCCAGTTTGTAGTGCGTTGCTGTCAAATGTATATACGAGGGGCACCCTAAAAGTTTCGGGAATCGGGTATTTCCGACGCATAAAagtatttaatttgaacatattcgtacaacattttttaaggTAAATAGCCAACTCAGCTCGAAAAAAGCGTGTACTCAGACATTAGGGcttatcattaaaaattgaactaaaatttcacgACTTCGGCAAGTTTAGACCAGGGTTTCTGTTGTTTGGGTCGCAGTATCGATGTAATACCAGCATAGTTCGATAAAAGAATCCTAAAAATATATATCTAAGAAATCCTAACAGATTTCATCAGAAATTTCgggaaaattgaaagaattagATTCACACGCAAAATCACTGCGAGAGCGGCCCTACAAAATGGATCAgtttatttctaaaatttgaggTGCAACATGGCCTGTTTCCTAGTGAAACAATAGCTTATGTTTCAGTTATGAAAGTCCATCCCTTTCCAGGCAGAACGTTTTTCCGCTTCTGAGATATTGAGGCCGAGAAATTTAAATCACGAAAAAGCCTGATACTGAAGTCTCACTTTGAGATCACATTTTGCTTGCCTTTGAGTAAAAGTGAGTAATttataatcgaaaaaaatacattaaaaATATAAGTTCTCGGAACGTTTTTAGCGAAATTGTTCTAGGACTACACAATTTGCCGAGGGACACTAAATAAGATCAAACTGGTTTTATCTGCgtatatcaaattatttcacatgaATTATGACTTTTCTGATAGCTGAGAATCCAATGCAACAGCAAAGTACTTTCAGTTATCGAAACCGGTTTTTGAGGCAGATCTGTGGAGCTCTGAATCCGTCAACATTagatgtttttaatttatcgcATTACTACGAAGTGTCAACATTTGAAGGCCGCGTATATGACTTATTACCATTTAGATGGACCATACTTTACATGTTAAcataaaaatactttaataaaaaataattatttaagaaaaaattaaaaacgaacagcacttcagaaaatgaattcttccattttcaaaaatggccgaCAAGCCTTTTTATAAATGTTCCTCAACtcacaacaaaatctttttttacgACGTTAAGACgtcattttacttaaaaaatgttgaaatttacgaatatgttcaaattaaatacGTTTATGCGTCGGAAATACCCGATTCCCGAAACTTTTAGGGTGCCCCTCGTACGACAGATGGAGTACTCGTTGAATTTGTTATTGTTACTGTTTGGCGGTCAGAAAAATGCAGTTTTTGGTCACTGCAATCCATAGAGTTACAATCAAGAGATGGCATGGTGGCGCAgtcatttttaaacatgtCTGGGTGCCCATGTAATTTTTGGGTGCCGATTAGCATCAGCGCCACCTCTCACTGCAATTGCTAATTCAACTAATTATTTCATTCAGAAACGAGACAGTGGTTCGGACTGATTTTCTCCGGTGTGAAGTTCTTGTCCATCATtgataatatgaaaaatagtatttgtttaccgaggtgAGAAactaggaaattccaacaaaactaaaagttgccagagcgaagcgagttccgCAATTCGCTCCAGttggaatttccaatttctccCCAAgataaagaaataattttttcattcgTGCGTGGCGTGAACAACTGTCTTTATCCACGAAGCACACACAACAAACACTTCGtgaaaaatagtattttacataacaagagatgaaaagatgaaaagtagagttttcgtgtgaattttgttgatccgagactagaggtcaataaacacacgaaaacgagacttcatGGTCATTTTTAATGCATTTTGCATGGTGTCATGAGCTGTGTAGACAGATGAAAAATGCGTAAAAAATCAGAGTTCACATCAAAGTTACACTCGGCACGATCCCAATTTGACATTTGTCTCATCCATTTTCTCATTTCACTGTGTACCAGCTTACACATACTGCTTCATAATAATTTAGGCTTCAGACGTTTCGGTCGTTTCCATATTCAGTTTAGTTTCGAATATAGAAACTGATGTCGACAAGTCAATAAAAACGCAATCGAAATTGTCAATCGAATGGTATTCCGATtcgaaaatctttaatttatttggattAAATTTAACGTGTGGAACGAAAGCAAATTTAAACGACAAAAAGTGCTTCAAAGTGCGACTAAAACTAAAACTTCGACCATATATGGTTGTCTCAGTATACTCAGTTCagattttgttcgaaaatttgctttttgtataatttaaatcgatttctttttgtgtgatccatttctttttttttaactgaaagcgaTAGTCATTTTGCACGCAACGATAAAACATATAAAATCATAAATGCCGATCCCATACTCATGTTCGGGATGGGAATTTTCCATTGGACAAATCAATTATCATTTAACGCTTTGAGTATCGGCTGTGATACTTCCTCGACATCGTCATCATCTTTGGTGTTCGTATTCTCTTCATCGGCGTCGATCTGTAAcggaagaaatattttccattagcCATCCCCACCGTAACAGCACGTTAGCGTTGACTTACTTCCATTATTTCCGGCTCATGCTGCTTAATGTCACTAGCGTCCAAGTCTTTCTGTTCGTTCAGTTTCAGCTGCGCCTCGTACTCCTTAACCAGTCCGTCCAGATTATGCTTCTTACGATAGTTCACAAAGAATGTACGAACTTGTGCCTCGGTCTTCGAGCCAATTATATCGGCAATTGCTCCGTACTGTTTGCCATATTTCCGGATCCCGACTATGgccaaattaaattcttcgtTGTTCCAGCGAGAACTCAACCGATTCATCGTCTCGGGCGGTATCAGTTCTTTATTATCCTCTTCGGTGTTCGCTTTCAGAGCGCTAGCGAGCTGCTTCTTCATTTGAATCTAAATTGGATTTGGTCAGATTTGACTATCGAGGAAGCGGGAAATTGAAAACCTACTTGACTTAGTAAGGTGTTCAACTCACGATCCATCGATGCCAACAAATTGACACTACCTTGGTCGGACTGATCGGAACTGGCTAGGGCAACAATATCGTCGTGATTGATATGCATTCCACGCGGAGGCTTACGCTTATGGCGTTCAACACCACGGCCACGTTTCGCAAAGGTTGGACCGGTTATAGGTCGTTGGGCGCCAGTACGTCTAAGAAATTCGAACAAATTAGTCCACCGATTTTTAGTCACATATCTGAGTCGTTTCGTACCTCCAATGATGGAAGCAACTGTTGCATAGTTCGCCGTGCACTGAAAGATTGGTATAATTGCATGCGACACCGCATCGAGAACAATATTTCTCGGATTTTGTCATGTTGATGTCATCTTTGGTCGATGTGCCATTGGTTGCAGTAGTTGCGGATGTCTGTGAATGGATGCAATTGACTCATGATAGTTGTAGGATTTTAGTGGACTTTAGACAAGGACAATGAAAATGCATGCTTTATGTACACTAAACACAGTGACTACACCAAAGAAAGCTCTAAATTTTCCcaccaaatactgtaaaaggcACCAGACCAGTGGTAGGAAGAAAAAAGGAAGTTTGATCGAACTATACTACATTTTCGcaatagaagaagaagaaaatgttttcccaaaaacagTCAATGAGAGGAGCCTTAAACGGTATACACACTACAAAAACTCTTTGTGTTTTCCATCATCCAAGGACAGAGGAAAATTGTACTGAAAACTCAGACTTCCAACAATTGcgctgaaaatttgacgacaTGAGTATCAATTACATTCTGCAGAACAAACGAGTTCCTGCCGAAAGAAGAAGGGACGAGTAGTTGacgtttcttcagaaagtccTCGAGATGAAACGACAGTCGATCTGGCGAACTGGCGGTGAGTTCGGTGAAATAGtgagttcctgaagaaacgccgACCAATAGCCATGTGGAGATCGTTGTTTTTTCACAAAGTTGCCGAATTTTTAGCGCAATATTTGGAAAGCATTTTGAAACCAGTAAAGAGGACTTCTCAtcggtacaaaaaaaaaatcgccataaAGTAACGTGTTGTGAATTAAACATGCCAACAGGCATTGAAGACCAACTgaaaaacattattctaagaCGTGTCAGTGATCTGAACATGGTGAACATCAATGGCTTCCAATATCCATTGTCAAGATGTGTCGCAAAACACGCTATAGATTAAGGTTTCCTCCACATGTTTAATGACTTTTTAATTGTGAAGCAATCGTCGTCATCTCAagaagtaaattgaaaatacacTCGGTTCATCAAAGTTGTACAAACCAAGGCTTTGCATGTGCACTTCGAAAGGTAGCGTCAATGGCCATTTTATTAGACCCGCGGCGACACACCACTTTCAAACGCAAAATAATTCTAATTCACCACATATGATGAGTTGAAATTTGTATAAGAAAAGCAGGGTGACATGAAGTCTTCCGACGACTACGTGCACATctcatttcaaaatgaaaaacgttggCGATCGACGTTACCTATCCGAATGGCATACCTTCAAAATAGCCATGACTTGTATTTGCAGTTTACGGCATTACAAGAGTGTTTTATCGAAACGGTTGAGTATGTCGGACGAGAATGTTTAGAACTCAAGATGAGTATTAGAAGCAAGCCATTCATCATAAAATGGGATTAGTAGAATAATGATACGTTCTGAAGGAACATGTTAAGAtacttctgagttgatcaagGCGGTGGTATCACCGTCAACTATTCCCTGTGCCGTcaactatttttgaaaaagtctCCATGACAGTTTCAACttgaaaataagaaaaggttttcttcaagttgaattttccaaggttctgaaagaacaggttaacacattcaaaataattgcggcttgtcaactttcggcactctggactttacttaaatagtcgtggaatgcctccaaataaatttctaaaaatctagaattcagttttggatttttataaatttatttggaggcattccacgacgatttaagtaaagtttagggtgccgaaagttggtaAGCAGCAAtgaatttcaatgtgttaagacattcacgaaggcgggtgaaacacaaattttgacaatttagacatgttttgttaaacacactcaCTAGagaaaacttgaagaaaaaaattatttttattaagttcacatttcacacaatctgcaaCAAAACCTGtctcaattgtcaaaatttgtgtttcaacgACTTCGTGATCAACTTAGAAGTTTCTttacctgttctttcagaaccttggaacGATTTTTATcacgaaacacaaattttgtcaatttagacaggttttgttaaacacactcatCATTGtgtcaacttgataaaaaaaaaaaatttcaagttttcttttcactCAATCTCTAGtgagtgtgtttaacaaaacatgtctaaattgtcaaaatttgtgtttcacctgCCTTCGTGAGTGTCtcaaccaaggctgtatactttggggaggtcacgcagatcgccattttattagatacgcgggaacacaccttttccatacaaacaaattcaccaaaattgaatttgtatggcgtggtgaattttatgtatgaaacgtggtgtgtaacccgcgtatctgcatctgcgtgacctcttcaaagtatacagccttggtctcaacctgttctttcagaaccttgcattTAGgcctgaaaatatttctttgagtcaaaatctttttttttttgaaaagctgtgaaagcacgcaaaaatgtgttacgtttgaaggaaaaattggtttgtgggtaaTAACTTATCACAATCCACACAAGTTTCTCACAGTGACATAAATTAGCTCCCAcaatttttccattgaaaGTGACACACCTTTACGTGTTCCAATGGTTTTACTtagaaaaaaagatttcggTTCAaggaaatcatcaaaaaacgaatattttccggTCTTAAAAGGTTACAAATATGCAAAGGGTACATCGCTCTTAACAAATTTGATGCCccttcgtgggtgtcttaacctgttctttcagaatcttGGAATAACGAGACCTTTTTTGCAGGGTCGCTCAACGAATGATTGTGAACCACTCTAAATCGGgaacaatttaaaaagaatGCAAACCGTACGTACAGAAGTTCGCAAAACAATTCCATAAAcaaacacaaacatttttcgttcttaattaatttgaataatttatttacatcaTTTTCTGCACGtccattttttctttctttgctttttttctcatctttcttctttaaatttaacaatttaatttagtttttttttcttctttagcTTAATTTAATACCGAACCTGTGTTTGGGGGAGGGGAGGACCTGGTTTTCAAATCGTATGCACATTTATACGAAATCGAAACGTTCTTTCCTTTCCTTCTTTTGTTTCTGCTTTAACAAAATTGATCTCTCActgtctctctctctcatACAATCTAACTAAATTTCTACTTaatttatagcaaaatgcTACACACAATCAACACACGGTATTATGAATATAAATGTAGATGCAGAGCGTGTGCATAGCATTTTTTTGTCTACAGTACATCTCACAGAAGTGTCAGACGATGTGGTGTTGTTGCGGAGGTTCTAGGTTTCTGGAAagagttgaaataaaaaggaaaaaattggtaaaattcgaaattttaatttttttttgtttgttttgttttacattCTATTTCGCTAGCTAAATGTTgggttaattaaaaaataaaaatgaaaatttattttgtcatacaaaatgaataatttagaGGAAATGGGGAGGGAAGgtacaatgaaaatatgaagcaTTTTAGGGTAGAGTAGATTAGAAAATggttataaaaaaaaggattttgtataatttgcATGCACATCAACCAGGgcttattttagagaattccgaaattttttgaaaatactccgaaaaaattccgaaaaaatcggatttttttcttcttcagaaTTTCCAGGAATGATTcggatttttttcagaattaaaattctctaaaataagtcctgacatcaacaaaaaaaaaaaaaacattacgGTTAAGAATGCTTCAGGTCTACAGTTCTTAGTTCTATGTTCTGCTGACACAACTCTTCTCTACAAGAACGTCTGATTCAAAATGGAAGTGAAAGTATCGTCCCTAATCTTCACCGTTTCGATTGTAatctatttttcataaattgtgCACACCCCTAACCCTAATAATGAATGTGGACGCCGGATGTAATAAACAAAcgaatttttggtttgttaTGGAATTGTTTGGTTTATGGAATATTTTGCCTTCATTCCGTACGATTCCGCTAAGTCGACAAtacatttcttcaaatttttcataattttttatgtttaacgAACTACACATGCATATAAGGAACTAAGAAAACATGGACTACACTACCTTAACTCCCACATTTAAGAGCAATGCATTccttgcaaatttgtagcctgcATTTAGGCGGAagaatattcgttttttgatgatttctctgaacgaaaatctttttttaagtaaaaccacaaagaaatgataagttggtatgcctatggcgagatagaaggaataTGAGGTTAAAAAATGTGTACGGTATCTCgtcacaggcgtaccaacttatcatttctctgtaaaaccattaaagcacgctAAAGTGTGTGTTTCTTTTagaggaaaaattggtttgtggatgataacttggggacttggagaaacctttgcagattacataaatttacacaatctgcaaaggttttactttttcaaaaaaaaagattttggttcagagaaatcatcaaaaaacgaatatttttccgcctaaacgTAGGCTACAAATGTGCAAAtggtccattgctcttaataCAATTGATTTGTCACAGACAACATAATCGAAGttatttttttcccatttGATTGATGTTTGTCTcatattgaatgaaatgatGCCTTTGAGgtacagtcgacgtcagtgaaatttagacatgtatTTGCTTCAACTGCTTTTCAGCTAGTCCATCAAAGCAAAAGAACTTATTCGTCTTTATACGCGCGTTTTAGTGCTTAAACCGTATACAggtgagtggaccagctgacgAACGGCTAAAGGAAATTAATGCCTAAATTTGGGAGACATTTCCTGTACCGTTTTCTTTGTGAAAAAACCAGAACAAAAAGTAAATTAGAAGAAGAATGCCTTGGATCGGTAATTAGTGAGGATAAACAGATATCAAGAAGTTTTTGTAAGCTCTGCCTAAGGCACCACGATTGATCAAAACCACTGTGACACGTTTATTTGCGAACAATCTTTGTTAGTTCAAACTATTAAATTTATCAACATGGGCGTTAGTCGTTCAATAGAATTACGGTTAGCTCGCTTAGTATGTGTtcattacgtaggtggaagcacgagTTTTCAATGTGTAAAGGCCTacttttgaaaatagaaaatcaaaaCCCACTGCTGACCGGTGGCGACTCGCTTGATGAACTAGTAATACGAGAACAAATGCCTTACTCtatagaaatttaattaatttgcactagaaatacTTCGAAGTACGTCGTACTAATGAAGGCTTTTCATTTTGTGCCGGTTCTTGTCTTTGGGTTGAGTTATTCggtgtgaaattgaaaaattaacaaattataTCACAAAATCGAAAGTTAACCTTACCGTCCTAACAATCTCTACAACATAAACCAATCTGTAAAAACCAAATTCTACAATTTTATCTTCAAACCATACACACCACAGTTCATGCAATTAAGACAAATTTTTACTCAGACTGAGTCTAGGACAATTAGTTAGACAATGGATTCGTTTTCGAAAACTGATTCGTAAGATTGATAAGACACAGTAGGGTTAACAGTTTATCTGGGCCTCGGAACAGACCAACTTTATGTCAAAAACTTAATTGAACTCGATCCGAGGCATGGTATCTTCGGGTCGGTGGTCAGTAGTTTTCTGTTGAACAAGCCACAGAAGGGAActtatgttttgtttcttaCTGAAGTATTCAAGTAATGTCATGCGCAACCAAAAACCACAGACACTCACCACAAGTCTGGCATTTTCGTACTATTAGCGAGTTCTTTACAGGGCGAATGAGCTTAGCCTTTTTGCATGACCTGTTGCGTCAACTTGTACAAGTTCGCGAATCAAAAGCggacatggaaataatgttttcgatCCAGTCAGTGATCAAATCCAAAATTTACGGTAAACAAAACCTTAAAACGGGCTTCCCGTTCCCGATGCTGTGTTCGGTGAAGGCTTAATTTGCTggtattcaaattttgtacggaaaaaatatttcccggTGCTAGGTTACCATGATACCATACACTATTCCATGCCCAATCAAAGGcagaatattttcgaaaattcacattgaaatttaatgaaaaattagattttcagTCAGATGGGTGTAGACACTGAAAGCGCTGAAGGTACACAAGATCTTTCTCCGATATACTCTTTCCCTTTTCAACGAGATCATTTTACAGATATTTGCCTGATGCGATAATTCTAAACATTGACGAGAAGCGAAGCAGTCATTTCATTACATGCTTAACTAAGCTCAAAAAGAAGGTCACAGTCAGATATAAGCtagggaaaataaaatgattttatcgaaaagctgcagtcagaggcagtactatttcagcatgaatttcattcagctgtttttcagcttgttcactcatacaaaacaaaactgtGTCTACGGTTGGATCAGCAGTATACaagttgttttgtttgtatgtgtcaaccagctgaaaaacagctgaagcaaattgatgctgaaatttcactggcTCCGACTGTAAAAAATGTGTAACAcggaaaattccgaaaaaaaaattaaatgcgGCCGTATGGTGTATGCATGTCAAGTGTGGGTTAATTGATGagtacaataaaatgaaagtgaGAAAATGAAGAgagagaaaataattaattttgaaaccaAAAGCGATCGAGAGCATAATAGAAAATGATAGAACGAAATGGATCGTGGCTGTCTTGTGTATAAACAAAATAGGCCAAAAAGAAACcaaaaattaaaggaaaagaaaatttctcagcTTTTCAACTTATGCCACCCACCTGATTTGTGGGCGTTGATGAATTATTATGATCATCATTTGAACCTCGTGGTGGCGATCCACTTGTTCTTCGAATACCTCTATGCAGTGGCCATttctaaacattttaaaattaaaaattaaaaaaaaaaaattttgattagcAAATTTCGTTGGGTCAGGTCGTAAATTTCGTCGTCATCGGTTCTGGCGAAGGGTGTGAATCGGATTCGATTATAATAACATTTTGATGGGCCACAAAATGTCATTATATCTCTtcagaacaaaacaaaaaacaaatcaaaacaattgaaatcaAAGAAGTTATGTGGACCGATAGAAGGAGAATATTGACGAAGAAAAATGCCAAGTTAAGAACACTTCGATCGATCAGTCTATACAACttctttgatcaaaattctacaaaaaacCATAACACTGCTTGCAGCacacaaatcaaaataattaaaaaaacaaaaaacaaaaatcgagaAACCAAACCAATCCAACCAACCCCAAACTTTAGTGTCCGCGGTTAAGAACCTACCTTTTCTTCGGTGTCCGATTCTTCGTTACTGCCGTTTTCGCTTCCATTCTCTGATCCCTCTTTCGCTTTAATCTTCTCCTGTCTATCCATTACTGACGTACGGCTACGCGTTTTTTTCCAGGAGTAGTAATATTTGACTAGACTGGGAATGGGCTTGTCGGGCAGCTGTTAGAAAAGAACCAACCGAATTAAAATCCATCGGATCAATCGCATACAACTTCAAAGTATAACCTTACCATCTGTCTGATTCGATGAAAACTTTTGCCGTGA
Encoded here:
- the LOC119076062 gene encoding REST corepressor 3 isoform X2 → MVLNERNNENNVRNGKRSRGPSPNGHGGSPDSSSDDDSTKKIGKTKTKSEYEEKIRVGKDYQVVCPELIPITDRKPETLTDRALLVWSPTTDIPESKLEEYISVAKEKYGYNGEQALGMLFWHKHDLERAVLDLANFTPFPDEWTVEDKVLFEQAFQFHGKSFHRIRQMLPDKPIPSLVKYYYSWKKTRSRTSVMDRQEKIKAKEGSENGSENGSNEESDTEEKTSATTATNGTSTKDDINMTKSEKYCSRCGVACNYTNLSVHGELCNSCFHHWRRTGAQRPITGPTFAKRGRGVERHKRKPPRGMHINHDDIVALASSDQSDQGSVNLLASMDRELNTLLSQIQMKKQLASALKANTEEDNKELIPPETMNRLSSRWNNEEFNLAIVGIRKYGKQYGAIADIIGSKTEAQVRTFFVNYRKKHNLDGLVKEYEAQLKLNEQKDLDASDIKQHEPEIMEIDADEENTNTKDDDDVEEVSQPILKALNDN
- the LOC119076062 gene encoding REST corepressor 3 isoform X1, yielding MVLNERNNENNVRNGKRSRGPSPNGHGGSPDSSSDDDSTKKIGKTKTKSEYEEKIRVGKDYQVVCPELIPITDRKPETLTDRALLVWSPTTDIPESKLEEYISVAKEKYGYNGEQALGMLFWHKHDLERAVLDLANFTPFPDEWTVEDKVLFEQAFQFHGKSFHRIRQMLPDKPIPSLVKYYYSWKKTRSRTSVMDRQEKIKAKEGSENGSENGSNEESDTEEKKWPLHRGIRRTSGSPPRGSNDDHNNSSTPTNQTSATTATNGTSTKDDINMTKSEKYCSRCGVACNYTNLSVHGELCNSCFHHWRRTGAQRPITGPTFAKRGRGVERHKRKPPRGMHINHDDIVALASSDQSDQGSVNLLASMDRELNTLLSQIQMKKQLASALKANTEEDNKELIPPETMNRLSSRWNNEEFNLAIVGIRKYGKQYGAIADIIGSKTEAQVRTFFVNYRKKHNLDGLVKEYEAQLKLNEQKDLDASDIKQHEPEIMEIDADEENTNTKDDDDVEEVSQPILKALNDN